CCTCTTTCTCCTGGGACTCGGATATGGCGTGGGCACTTGGCGCGAACGCAACCATCTTCGCGCCTTGTCTGCCCGCGAGAAAGAGTTCACCGATATCCGAATCAGCACGATTCAAACCGTCCCCGACCCCGAAACGGTGCGGGAAGCGTCGCTGGTCAGCGGCGGAGTGGTGATTGCCGCCGACTACTTCAAGACAACCGCCGCTCAGATTCGCAAGCTTGTCGGAGGGGAAATGGGAGTAATCCGCACGCTGGTCGAGCGAGCCCAGCGGGAAGCGACACTTCGCCTGCTGGCTGAGGCCCGCCGCATGGGAGCAACCGAGGTGTGGAATATCCGCTATGAGACCAGCAGCATCCGTGGTGCCGACAAATACCAGGCGGCGGCCAGTGTCGAGTTGTTTGTCTATGGAACAGCCGTCGTTCGTCAGTGATGTGGCATGCCAGACCCCTCACACGATCCATCCGTGTTTCACGAGCCACACATGCGTCCGGCAGGCAAGCCGACAAGCCCGCCCGGCGAGGTTCCGGGTGAACGCCGGTGTGATGAACACCATGATGGACTGCTTTCCGCCGGCGGACAAAGCATCCACGAAGAACCGGACATCTTCCCCGACCGCAAGCCGGAGGTTCTGGAGCAGGATTGGAGCTGCAGCCGCTGCGGGTACAACCTGCGCGGGCTCGAAGCGGGTCATCCATGCCCCGAGTGCGGCCACCGCGAACTGTACCGCCCGGCACCCGCGGGTTCCGTCGGCTACCGCGGCTGGCTGGAAAGAAAGCTGGCCCGCGGTTCGCCCCGCGCCGGCTGGTTCACGGCCGCCATGCTGGCACTCGCCGGCGGGCCCCTCGCCGTCCTCGCGGCATTGTTCAAGAGCGGACAGACCGGCGTCGCCGGACTGAGCACCCTGGTTCTCGCCGTCGTTTTCGGCCCGGCGGCCGAGGAGGCGCTCAAGATCGCTCTTGCTTGGTGTGTCGTCGAGGTCAAACCCTATCTTTTCCGCCGGCCCGGGCAGATCCGCCTGTCGACCGCAGGT
The window above is part of the Phycisphaerae bacterium genome. Proteins encoded here:
- a CDS encoding heavy metal-binding domain-containing protein, which codes for MFEVLFGVVPFLFLLGLGYGVGTWRERNHLRALSAREKEFTDIRISTIQTVPDPETVREASLVSGGVVIAADYFKTTAAQIRKLVGGEMGVIRTLVERAQREATLRLLAEARRMGATEVWNIRYETSSIRGADKYQAAASVELFVYGTAVVRQ
- a CDS encoding PrsW family glutamic-type intramembrane protease, translated to MRPAGKPTSPPGEVPGERRCDEHHDGLLSAGGQSIHEEPDIFPDRKPEVLEQDWSCSRCGYNLRGLEAGHPCPECGHRELYRPAPAGSVGYRGWLERKLARGSPRAGWFTAAMLALAGGPLAVLAALFKSGQTGVAGLSTLVLAVVFGPAAEEALKIALAWCVVEVKPYLFRRPGQIRLSTAGAALLFAVIENLIYLNIYVPNPDLALVVWRWTVCVALHTGCTLLASNGLIRVWHRTITELRPPQLSDGLPELAWAIVIHGFYNLVAIFFEFAAR